A genomic region of Silurus meridionalis isolate SWU-2019-XX chromosome 7, ASM1480568v1, whole genome shotgun sequence contains the following coding sequences:
- the ch25h gene encoding cholesterol 25-hydroxylase-like protein, whose protein sequence is MSLLTQTRNMSQLTQPESDMLLLTQTWSNIPLLQGIWNCILQYETWLRSPIFPVLFSLSVYLSFCSPFVLLDLLFSRVKLVRRYKIQQKPVTLRMMWNCLALSLYNHMVYIFPLSVLHWYWRPVIYPAEAPDFLEVIGHLVSCLLLFDFQYFIWHLLHHKVPWLYRTFHKVHHKHTSTFALTTEYSGAWETLSLGLFAAMNPMLLGCHPFTEMLFHILNMWLSVEDHCGYDLPWATHRLVPFRLYGGAPHHDLHHQKFKANYAPYFTHWDKLFGTLHSE, encoded by the coding sequence ATGTCTCTGCTCACCCAGACAAGGAACATGTCTCAGCTCACACAGCCAGAGAGCGACATGCTTCtgctcacacagacatggaGCAACATACCTCTGCTTCAGGGAATCTGGAACTGCATCCTACAGTATGAGACCTGGTTAAGGTCCCCGATTTTCCCGGTACTGTTTTCACTGTCAGTCTACTTAAGTTTCTGTTCACCCTTTGTGCTTCTGGACCTCCTGTTCTCCAGAGTGAAGCTGGTGAGGAGATATAAAATACAGCAGAAACCAGTGACCTTGAGGATGATGTGGAACTGTCTGGCTCTCTCCCTCTACAATCACATGGTGTACATCTTCCCACTGAGCGTGCTGCACTGGTACTGGAGACCTGTCATCTACCCAGCAGAGGCTCCTGATTTTCTTGAAGTCATTGGACATTTGGTGAGCTGTTTGCTCCTCTTTGATTTCCAGTACTTCATCTGGCATTTGCTGCATCACAAGGTGCCGTGGCTTTACCGCACATTCCACAAAGTGCACCATAAGCACACATCCACGTTTGCTCTAACTACAGAGTACTCAGGAGCTTGGGAGACGCTGTCGCTTGGACTCTTTGCAGCAATGAACCCCATGCTGCTGGGCTGCCACCCATTCACTGAGATGCTCTTTCATATCCTAAACATGTGGCTGTCAGTTGAGGACCACTGTGGGTATGATCTGCCCTGGGCCACACACAGACTTGTTCCTTTCAGACTGTATGGAGGTGCTCCACATCATGACCTTCATCACCAAAAG